In Geotoga petraea, the genomic stretch ACAGCTGCTATAACCCCTACTTTTGGGGTTTCTATACCAAGTGATTTTGCCAGTTTAACTGCGTTGTTTATGATAGACACTTTTTGATTTAAATCTGGTCTAATTATCATTCCACCATCGGTTACAAATATCAATTTATCCAAATATGGAGTATCTAAAACCGCACAATGGGAAAGCACATTTCCAGTTCTTAATCCCCAATCTTTGTTCAAAGCAGCTTTTAATAATATAGAAGTTTTAATATTTCCTTTCATAACAACGTCTGCAGCACCAGAACTAACAAGCCTTATACCTTTTTCAGCAGTATCTTGTGAATTTTCAGCGTGAACGATATCAAAAGTTTTCCCAATTTTTTTCAAATTTTCTTGGATTATTTCTTTGTCTCCAACCAATACTGGATCAGCAAAGCCTTCATCATGAGCAGCCGAAACTGCGTTTAAAGCTTCAGTATCTTCAGCTCCAACCACTACAACTCTTTTCATCTCATAATCTTTCGCCTTTTTGATTAAATCATCCAAATTTCTCATATTAAAACCTCCCGCATATATATTTTTTATCCTCTATAATTTAAAGCTTCTGTTATATGTTTTATTTTCACTTTTTCGGAACTATCCAAATCTGCTATGGTTCTGGAAACTTTTAAAACTCTGTTTACAGATCTTGCGGTTAATTTTAAATTGTTTGATGCTTTTTTTATGAAATCTTCTGTAGATTCTTCTAAATTCAGGTGGTTTTTAAGCTCTCTGTTGTTTAACTTTCCGTTTAGTTTACCCTGTCTTTTTATTTGTATGTTTGCCGCTTTAGTAACTCTATTTCTTATAGATTCAGAACTTTCTCCATCATCTTTTGACATTAGTTCGTCTATCTTTACTCTTGGAACATTTATTCTTATATCAAATCTGTCCAGTATAGGACCGGATATTTTTTTATTGTAGTTGTTTATTTGGTTCATAGAACAAACACATTCTTTTTCTTTATCTCCATAATAACCACAAGGGCACGGATTTTTCGAAGCAACTAACATAAACTTTGCTGGATAATTTGCAACTGCTTTGGCCCTTGTTATTGTAACTTCTCCATCTTCCATGGGCTGCCTTAATGCTTCTATTACATCTGATTTGTATTCAGGGAACTCATCCATGAATAAAACACCGTTATGGGATAAAGAAATTTCCCCTGGTTTAGGATCACTTCCACCACCGATTATAGAAACACTTGATGCTGTATGGTGTGGAGCTCTAAAAGGCCTTTTAGTTACTATTTTATTTATATAACCAGAAACAGAATACAATTTGGTAGATTCTATTATCTCATCTTCTGTCATTTCTGGTAGGATTGTTGGTATTCTTCTTGCGATCATTGTTTTTCCAGAACCTGGAGAACCATTCATTATTATATTGTGAAAACCACTTGCTGCAATTTCAACAGCTCTCTTTGTCATTAACTGGCCTTTTATTTCTGCAAAGTCAATTTCGAACTCTTTATCAATTTGTTTTTTGTTCACGGGGACAAATTTATCTAATTCTCCTTCTGATATTTTCACGATGTCTTTTATGTTGTCTATCACCAGAACATCTGATTTATTTATAAAAAGAGTTTCTTCTTGATTTTCTCTGGGGATTATGAATTTAGCTTCAGGGTTGATTTTTTTTATACTCATTAGAAAAAGGGTTATTCCTTTTACCGGTCGTATTTCTCCATTCAGCCCTAATTCTCCAAAATAATAATAATTTTCATCGAGTTTTTTTATCTGTGAAGCAGCTTCTAAAAGTGCGACTGCTGTAGGTAGATCAAAATGCGTTCCTTCTTTTTTCAAAGAACTTGGGGATAAATTGGCTACGATTGATCCGTGAGGTAAACTGAATCCAGTGTTTCTTAAAGCACTCATTACTCTTTTTTCACTTTCAAGGATAGAAGTCGTAGGAAGGCCAACGATTTTAAAAGTTTGATAAGATGATCTTGAATTTATGTCCATTTCAACTATTACTTCTTTAACGTTATAACCAGAAATAGATCCGGTTTGGATCTTAGAATATTTCACCTACTTCATTTCCCCTTTTTTTCTTTGTCAATGACAAATTTTTATAAAATGTTTCGCATTTTGGTTGCTTTTTAGAAACCACTTTGTTCCTGTTGTTTGTTGATATTTGTTTGTTGTTAGAAAAAAGCTGCTTTTTCGCTGTTTAGCAGTTTGGTAGATTTGTAGAAATAAAAACCAATACGCTAATTTTCTTAAAACAAAAATTTCCAATTTTTATTTAGTGTAATTTTTCTTTAGCAATAAACTGAGTATTATTATGAATGAAAATGTTAAATAAGGAATTGAAAATGATAGCATCATGTTAAAATCTGCTATAACTCCCATTGATGTAGAAATGATCATAGCCCCTAAACCAGTGGATGCAAAGGATAAACCGTTGAACATTCCAACTTCTCTCGAAGGGAGTTTTTGGTTTGCATATTTTTGTATAGATGGAAATACTGGGCCAAAAGCCAGTCCTACTATTATAAAGAAGTATGGGAGTTTGAATATCAAAATTAGTCCTAAAGAAATAAAGAATAGGACTGATGAAAATATTATTGTATTTAGTTCTGTGAACTTTCTGTTCAACCAATCTGTTAAGAATCTTCCAGCAGTGAAAGTTATCCAGAAATAACTTATCATCAAAGATGAAAATTCTTTTGTGTAATCAAACATTTCAACAAATAAATTTCCCGCCCATGTTATTACACTTATCTCTGTACCGGAGTAAAATAAAAAAATCAATAAAGAAAAGATTATCAATCTTTTCTTTATTATATTTAGAGCTTCTAAAAATTTTATCGCTTCATATTTTATGTTGGTCATCATTTTTGACGTATTTAAGTAAATTAATAATAAAATAAATAGAAATAAGTATATCAAGTAAATAGATCTAAAGTTCAAATTTTGAGATAAAAAATAGGTAGTTATCATTGGAGCAATAATTCCTCCTACTCCAAAAAAGGCGTTCAACATTCCAAAGTTTTGATATTTTTTATCTAAATGAGAAATTGTTGTTGAAAGACTTGTAAAAGCAGCACCAGTTGAAGCTCCTATAAAAAAAACACTTATTAACAAAATAATGAAATTCTCAGAAAAAACAAATGCAGTACTACCAACTAAGGCCATTAAATATGATATAGATAAATAATTTTTAATTCCTATTTGGGCAATAAAAAAACTACCTACTATGTTGGCAGTCATAACTCCGATGGTGTTTATCAATGGAATAATTGAAGATTTTGCAACACTTATTCCAAATCCTTCTTGTATGG encodes the following:
- a CDS encoding MFS transporter: MKQNQVRIFVFMSMVVFSLSANTIAPLMTSIQEGFGISVAKSSIIPLINTIGVMTANIVGSFFIAQIGIKNYLSISYLMALVGSTAFVFSENFIILLISVFFIGASTGAAFTSLSTTISHLDKKYQNFGMLNAFFGVGGIIAPMITTYFLSQNLNFRSIYLIYLFLFILLLIYLNTSKMMTNIKYEAIKFLEALNIIKKRLIIFSLLIFLFYSGTEISVITWAGNLFVEMFDYTKEFSSLMISYFWITFTAGRFLTDWLNRKFTELNTIIFSSVLFFISLGLILIFKLPYFFIIVGLAFGPVFPSIQKYANQKLPSREVGMFNGLSFASTGLGAMIISTSMGVIADFNMMLSFSIPYLTFSFIIILSLLLKKNYTK
- a CDS encoding bifunctional enoyl-CoA hydratase/phosphate acetyltransferase; the encoded protein is MRNLDDLIKKAKDYEMKRVVVVGAEDTEALNAVSAAHDEGFADPVLVGDKEIIQENLKKIGKTFDIVHAENSQDTAEKGIRLVSSGAADVVMKGNIKTSILLKAALNKDWGLRTGNVLSHCAVLDTPYLDKLIFVTDGGMIIRPDLNQKVSIINNAVKLAKSLGIETPKVGVIAAVEVVNPDMPETKDAAILTQMNRRGQIKDCIVDGPLGIDNALDMTAAKIKKVTGEVAGQADILLVPDIHSGNFLGKSAVYLAGGKIAGLILGCSAPIVVVSRANDAQSKMASLALGVLNA
- a CDS encoding YifB family Mg chelatase-like AAA ATPase, producing the protein MKYSKIQTGSISGYNVKEVIVEMDINSRSSYQTFKIVGLPTTSILESEKRVMSALRNTGFSLPHGSIVANLSPSSLKKEGTHFDLPTAVALLEAASQIKKLDENYYYFGELGLNGEIRPVKGITLFLMSIKKINPEAKFIIPRENQEETLFINKSDVLVIDNIKDIVKISEGELDKFVPVNKKQIDKEFEIDFAEIKGQLMTKRAVEIAASGFHNIIMNGSPGSGKTMIARRIPTILPEMTEDEIIESTKLYSVSGYINKIVTKRPFRAPHHTASSVSIIGGGSDPKPGEISLSHNGVLFMDEFPEYKSDVIEALRQPMEDGEVTITRAKAVANYPAKFMLVASKNPCPCGYYGDKEKECVCSMNQINNYNKKISGPILDRFDIRINVPRVKIDELMSKDDGESSESIRNRVTKAANIQIKRQGKLNGKLNNRELKNHLNLEESTEDFIKKASNNLKLTARSVNRVLKVSRTIADLDSSEKVKIKHITEALNYRG